One window from the genome of Pseudalkalibacillus hwajinpoensis encodes:
- the qoxA gene encoding cytochrome aa3 quinol oxidase subunit II has product MKSFFALSMFLAVMVLSGCSNLTVLDPKGPVAEQQANLILFSIGFMLFIVLVVFVLFTLILVKYRERKSGPEYEPPHIEGNVFLEIVWTVIPVIILIVLAVPTVQTIFALEEAPEATSHKDPIVIHATSVDWKWVFSYPEENIETVNYLHIPEDHPILFKLASADSMGSFWIPSLGGQEYTMSGMMTELYLQADEIGEYRGRNANFTGEGFTEQVFTVTAESQEDYDEWVEEAQDAPELTQEKYNELMLKGHTEEQTFSETHLQWVDHGMDAEYATKVRNGESTDEDESSEMDHSEMNHEDSEKDSEEHSH; this is encoded by the coding sequence ATGAAATCATTTTTTGCGCTCAGTATGTTTCTTGCAGTGATGGTATTGAGTGGCTGTAGTAACTTAACCGTTCTTGATCCAAAAGGACCTGTAGCAGAACAACAAGCGAATTTAATTCTTTTCTCTATTGGCTTTATGCTGTTTATTGTTTTGGTCGTGTTCGTGCTATTTACACTCATCCTTGTTAAATATCGTGAGCGTAAGAGTGGTCCTGAATACGAACCTCCACATATCGAGGGGAATGTGTTCCTTGAAATTGTTTGGACTGTAATTCCGGTAATTATTCTTATTGTCCTTGCAGTGCCGACTGTACAAACGATTTTTGCACTAGAAGAGGCACCGGAAGCGACGTCTCATAAAGATCCAATCGTGATTCATGCGACATCAGTCGATTGGAAATGGGTGTTTAGCTATCCAGAAGAAAATATTGAAACGGTGAACTATCTTCATATCCCTGAAGATCACCCAATTCTATTTAAATTAGCATCGGCAGATTCAATGGGATCATTTTGGATTCCGTCACTTGGTGGGCAGGAATACACAATGTCTGGCATGATGACAGAACTTTATTTGCAAGCTGATGAAATTGGTGAGTATCGCGGACGTAATGCCAACTTCACTGGTGAAGGATTTACTGAGCAGGTATTTACTGTAACAGCTGAATCTCAAGAAGATTACGATGAGTGGGTAGAAGAGGCGCAAGACGCACCTGAACTTACTCAAGAGAAATACAATGAGTTGATGCTTAAAGGTCATACAGAAGAGCAGACATTCTCAGAAACTCACCTTCAGTGGGTTGATCATGGAATGGACGCTGAATACGCAACAAAGGTCCGTAATGGCGAATCAACTGATGAAGATGAGTCCTCAGAAATGGATCATTCAGAAATGAACCATGAAGACTCTGAAAAAGATTCCGAGGAACACTCGCATTAA
- the mmuP gene encoding S-methylmethionine permease, translating into MESKHGFQREMKSRHVVMLSLGGVIGTGLFLSSGYTIQQAGPIGTILSYLVGALVVYLVMLCLGELSVHMPETGAFHSYAAKYIGGGTGYTVAWLYWLTWTVALGSEFTAAGMLMQRWFPFISVWVWSGLFAGVIFVVNVLTVKFFAETEFWFALVKVLAIVLFIIIGAASIVGFIPMDSGTNASLFSNFTDEGVFPNGAFAILMAMLAVNFAFSGTELIGIAAGETSDPEQTIPRAIRTTLIRLILFFVGSIFILSALLPASEAGVLESPFVAVLERIGVPFAADIMNFVILTAILSAANSGLYASSRMLWSLSNKQTVSPVFAKLNKNGVPLNAVIFSMVGGALALFSSIIAPDTVYVVLVSISGLAVVVVWMSISASQFLFRKRYLKEGNSLKELGYRTPFYPVVPALAFLLCLASLIGIAFDPTQRVALYCGIPFIALCYGSYYLTKRVKKRGIIDATKTKSY; encoded by the coding sequence ATGGAAAGCAAGCATGGTTTTCAAAGGGAAATGAAGTCAAGACATGTGGTGATGCTCTCACTAGGAGGGGTCATAGGTACAGGGTTGTTTCTAAGCTCTGGTTATACGATCCAGCAAGCTGGTCCTATTGGAACGATACTCTCTTACTTGGTTGGAGCATTGGTGGTTTACCTTGTAATGCTATGTTTGGGAGAGCTTTCGGTACATATGCCTGAAACAGGTGCTTTTCATAGCTATGCCGCTAAATATATTGGAGGAGGAACCGGTTATACGGTTGCGTGGTTGTATTGGCTAACCTGGACAGTAGCGCTAGGGTCTGAGTTTACAGCGGCTGGAATGTTAATGCAGCGATGGTTTCCATTCATCAGCGTATGGGTATGGAGCGGGTTGTTTGCAGGCGTGATCTTTGTTGTTAACGTCTTAACAGTTAAATTTTTTGCAGAAACGGAATTTTGGTTTGCTTTAGTAAAAGTGTTGGCGATCGTGCTGTTTATTATCATAGGTGCAGCGTCCATCGTAGGGTTTATTCCAATGGACTCTGGAACAAACGCTTCATTATTCTCAAACTTTACAGATGAAGGTGTTTTTCCAAATGGGGCATTCGCCATTTTAATGGCGATGCTGGCAGTGAATTTTGCTTTTTCTGGTACAGAACTTATTGGTATTGCAGCGGGAGAAACATCAGATCCTGAACAAACCATCCCAAGGGCTATTCGCACAACATTGATTCGGTTAATTCTATTCTTTGTCGGTTCAATTTTTATCTTATCAGCTCTTCTACCCGCTTCGGAAGCAGGAGTGTTAGAAAGTCCATTTGTAGCTGTGCTCGAACGAATTGGTGTTCCATTTGCAGCTGATATTATGAATTTTGTTATCCTAACGGCCATTCTATCGGCTGCAAACTCAGGGTTATATGCTTCATCAAGAATGCTCTGGTCACTTTCGAACAAGCAAACGGTATCGCCTGTTTTTGCTAAGCTCAACAAAAATGGTGTCCCTCTTAACGCTGTGATTTTTAGTATGGTGGGTGGAGCACTTGCGTTATTTTCAAGCATTATTGCACCAGATACTGTTTACGTTGTTCTAGTCTCTATTTCTGGACTTGCCGTTGTTGTCGTATGGATGAGTATTAGCGCCTCACAGTTTCTTTTTAGAAAGAGGTACTTAAAAGAAGGAAATTCATTGAAAGAGCTCGGTTATCGCACACCTTTTTATCCTGTTGTTCCAGCTCTAGCTTTCTTACTATGTCTTGCTTCACTGATAGGCATTGCTTTTGATCCTACCCAGCGAGTAGCGCTTTATTGTGGAATACCGTTCATTGCGCTGTGCTATGGAAGTTATTATTTAACAAAACGAGTAAAGAAAAGGGGGATAATTGATGCTACAAAAACAAAATCCTATTAA
- a CDS encoding SGNH/GDSL hydrolase family protein: MTRIGIGFIIIALIGSISLVSAKGWPSSNNGASEESEWIGSWTASMQAPAQDGNSHEGFKDQTIRLILRPHMDGDQMRIRLSNEFGSLPLSMKEVRVAVSKEGASVDGETDQVITFNGEKSVTIPPGEKQYSDSIEFLVGADQNLAVSLSVDGETGPTTWHQRSNQTVYMSEEGNHAGDAEGTSYTSKEEAWFWLDRLEVVSNNSVDGALVIMGSSIANGNYSTMNANNRWPDYLANRMNEEEAQVNMSVLNAGVSANHLINSEEGKGENALARLDRDVLSQEGIKAVLLHEGINDLRHYPEYDSEKIIDRMKAIIKATHEKGLDIYGGTLTPYKDSDMYTEEGEKTRQEVNEWIRTSGAFDDVIDFDKALRDPNDPAKYLSKYDSGDHLHPNDEGYEKMADTVDLSMLE; the protein is encoded by the coding sequence ATGACGCGAATAGGAATTGGCTTTATCATCATTGCACTCATTGGATCAATCAGTTTGGTAAGTGCTAAAGGATGGCCTTCATCAAATAATGGTGCATCAGAAGAGAGTGAATGGATCGGATCTTGGACAGCAAGCATGCAGGCGCCTGCTCAGGATGGAAACTCGCATGAAGGTTTTAAGGATCAAACAATCCGCTTAATACTTCGTCCCCATATGGATGGAGATCAAATGCGTATTCGACTGTCTAATGAATTTGGTTCATTACCTTTATCTATGAAAGAAGTAAGGGTTGCTGTCTCAAAAGAAGGTGCGAGCGTAGACGGCGAGACAGATCAAGTTATCACGTTTAACGGAGAGAAATCCGTTACAATTCCTCCAGGTGAAAAGCAGTATAGCGATTCGATTGAATTCCTTGTTGGTGCGGATCAGAATCTTGCTGTCAGTTTATCAGTAGATGGTGAGACTGGACCTACAACATGGCATCAGCGTTCAAACCAAACGGTGTACATGTCGGAGGAAGGGAATCATGCTGGGGATGCGGAAGGTACATCATACACTTCAAAAGAAGAAGCCTGGTTCTGGCTAGATCGATTAGAGGTGGTTTCAAATAATTCAGTAGATGGTGCACTCGTCATAATGGGGAGTTCAATAGCGAATGGCAATTATTCAACTATGAATGCGAATAACAGATGGCCAGACTATCTTGCCAATCGAATGAATGAAGAAGAAGCTCAAGTGAACATGTCTGTCTTGAATGCAGGGGTATCTGCGAATCATTTAATTAATAGCGAAGAAGGAAAAGGCGAGAACGCATTAGCTAGATTAGATCGAGATGTTTTAAGCCAGGAAGGGATAAAAGCGGTTCTATTGCACGAAGGTATAAATGATTTAAGACACTATCCTGAATATGATTCAGAGAAAATCATTGATCGAATGAAAGCAATTATTAAAGCAACTCATGAAAAGGGTCTTGATATTTATGGAGGGACGTTAACACCATATAAAGATTCCGATATGTATACAGAAGAAGGGGAGAAAACACGTCAGGAAGTTAACGAATGGATCCGGACAAGCGGAGCCTTCGATGATGTAATTGATTTTGATAAAGCATTGAGAGATCCTAACGATCCTGCGAAATATCTCTCGAAGTACGATTCTGGAGATCATTTGCACCCAAATGATGAAGGGTACGAGAAGATGGCAGATACGGTTGATTTATCGATGCTTGAATGA
- the qoxC gene encoding cytochrome aa3 quinol oxidase subunit III: MESVEYSPNTPLEYQSETGRLNILGFWIFLGAEIALFSTLFATYLVLVGRTAGGPGPEELFEISGVLIETFLLLTSSFTCGLAIHYMRNHSLKGLFLWLGITLALGLGFLGFEIYEFVHYIHEGAALTTSAYWSGFFVLVGTHGAHVTMGIAWISLILIQLKQRGLTPDTTRKVFISSLYWHFLDVVWIFIFTAVYLYGMVM, translated from the coding sequence ATGGAATCAGTCGAATATTCTCCTAACACGCCTTTAGAATATCAGTCGGAAACTGGCCGACTGAATATTCTAGGCTTCTGGATTTTCCTCGGTGCCGAAATCGCTTTGTTCTCAACGCTGTTTGCCACTTATCTAGTATTAGTTGGTCGTACAGCTGGCGGTCCAGGACCAGAAGAGCTTTTTGAAATTAGTGGTGTGTTAATTGAAACATTTTTGCTACTAACAAGTAGTTTCACATGTGGACTTGCTATTCACTATATGAGAAATCATTCTCTTAAAGGATTGTTTCTCTGGTTAGGTATTACACTCGCATTAGGTTTAGGATTCCTAGGGTTTGAAATTTATGAATTTGTTCATTACATTCATGAAGGTGCTGCACTAACAACTAGTGCCTATTGGTCTGGCTTCTTTGTATTAGTCGGAACGCACGGTGCCCACGTAACAATGGGTATTGCATGGATTTCACTTATTTTGATTCAATTGAAGCAACGCGGATTAACACCTGACACAACAAGGAAGGTCTTTATTTCAAGTTTATACTGGCACTTCCTTGACGTTGTGTGGATCTTTATCTTCACAGCAGTCTACTTGTATGGGATGGTGATGTAA
- the mmuM gene encoding homocysteine S-methyltransferase codes for MLQKQNPINAILEDFNIVILDGALATELEKYGCDLNDPLWSARVLLENPELIYQVHLDYFRAGADCGITSSYQATIEGLKSRGLNEEEAVELIKKTVLLARKARDDFWEREAHLNRSKPFIAASVGPYGAYLADGSEYRGDYHVSDEMLIAFHRPRIEALISAGADIVAFETIPSFQEAKILGSLIQEFPDTHAWLSFTIQNEEKISDGTALKECSRYFEENEQIAAIGINCASPSFVTRVVKEIAGQTDKPIIVYPNSGEVYESNSKTWQGNETCDEIVDGSKEWFQAGARLIGGCCRTSPEEIERLYGKWRG; via the coding sequence ATGCTACAAAAACAAAATCCTATTAATGCTATTTTAGAAGATTTTAATATTGTGATATTAGACGGGGCTCTTGCGACAGAGCTTGAAAAATATGGGTGCGACTTAAATGATCCGCTATGGTCTGCTCGCGTCTTGCTTGAAAATCCAGAGCTCATCTATCAGGTTCATTTAGATTATTTTCGAGCAGGGGCTGACTGTGGGATAACATCAAGTTATCAGGCTACGATCGAGGGGCTGAAATCTCGAGGTCTGAATGAAGAGGAAGCAGTAGAACTAATTAAGAAAACCGTCCTTCTTGCCCGTAAAGCACGCGACGATTTCTGGGAACGAGAGGCTCATTTGAATCGTTCCAAACCTTTTATTGCCGCTTCCGTAGGCCCATATGGCGCATACCTGGCTGATGGATCTGAGTATCGAGGCGATTATCACGTTAGCGATGAGATGCTTATCGCATTTCATCGACCAAGAATAGAAGCATTGATCAGTGCAGGAGCTGATATAGTAGCTTTTGAAACAATTCCATCTTTTCAAGAAGCGAAAATTTTAGGATCATTGATACAAGAGTTTCCTGATACTCATGCCTGGCTGTCATTCACCATTCAAAATGAAGAAAAAATTAGCGATGGTACTGCTTTAAAAGAATGTTCCAGATATTTTGAGGAGAACGAACAAATAGCTGCGATTGGTATCAACTGTGCTTCTCCATCGTTTGTGACAAGAGTGGTAAAGGAGATAGCTGGTCAAACGGATAAGCCAATTATTGTCTATCCAAACTCTGGAGAAGTCTATGAATCGAATTCAAAAACGTGGCAGGGGAATGAAACGTGTGATGAGATCGTAGATGGATCAAAAGAATGGTTTCAAGCAGGAGCGCGGTTAATTGGAGGATGCTGTCGTACAAGTCCGGAAGAGATCGAACGACTTTATGGAAAGTGGAGAGGTTGA
- a CDS encoding 3-ketoacyl-ACP reductase, translating into MGQSIKGKIAYITGASSGIGRATALQLASEGVHVGLIARTESKLKEVAAEAESYGIKAVVAPANIAEIEEVNKAVDHLKNDLGSADILINNAGMGRYGSFLEMAPDDWKETLEVNVYGTYHVTRAVLPQMIDKDSGDIITISSSSGLKGTAGSTSYSASKFAIQGMTEALMQEVRRNNIRVFTLNPSLVATELVFGDKLDEQDKEKYMQPEDLAEYMVGQLKLHPRIFIKQSLQWATNPF; encoded by the coding sequence ATGGGACAATCCATTAAAGGTAAAATCGCTTATATTACTGGGGCAAGTAGCGGTATCGGACGTGCGACGGCTCTTCAGCTTGCAAGTGAAGGGGTTCATGTTGGCTTGATTGCCAGAACAGAAAGCAAGCTAAAAGAAGTCGCTGCGGAAGCAGAATCTTACGGTATTAAAGCCGTTGTTGCTCCTGCTAACATTGCAGAGATTGAGGAAGTTAATAAAGCCGTTGATCACTTAAAAAACGACCTCGGCTCGGCAGATATTTTGATCAATAATGCTGGTATGGGGCGATATGGCTCATTCTTAGAAATGGCGCCCGATGACTGGAAGGAAACTCTCGAAGTAAATGTTTACGGGACGTATCATGTAACGCGGGCTGTTCTTCCACAAATGATCGATAAAGATAGCGGTGATATTATCACAATCTCGTCAAGTAGCGGCCTAAAAGGAACAGCTGGTTCAACATCTTATAGTGCTTCTAAGTTTGCCATCCAGGGCATGACCGAAGCCCTCATGCAAGAAGTTCGCCGAAATAATATTCGCGTCTTCACACTAAATCCAAGCCTTGTTGCTACTGAACTCGTCTTCGGCGACAAGCTCGACGAACAGGATAAGGAAAAGTATATGCAACCTGAAGATCTCGCTGAATATATGGTTGGCCAGTTGAAATTGCACCCTCGCATTTTCATCAAGCAGTCATTGCAGTGGGCGACGAATCCGTTTTAA
- the qoxB gene encoding cytochrome aa3 quinol oxidase subunit I, producing MKLDEFFVTGDPLIYGADVSIALTLIGAIFALTYFKKWKWLWTEWLTTVDHKKLGIMYIIAAVLMLFRGGVDAMLMRAQLTVPDSSFLDANHYNEIFTTHGTIMIIFMAMPFLIGLINVVVPLQIGARDVAYPFLNAVSFWTFFMGAMLFNISFVIGGSPSAGWTSYVPLAGLELSPGVGQNYYLLGLQIAGIGTLLTGINFLVTILKMRVPSMKLMQMPMFTWSSLITMVIIIFAFPVLTVALALMTFDRLFGSHFFTMMDGGMPMLWANLFWIWGHPEVYIVILPAFGMFSEIISTFARKTLFGYKAMVYSMVVIAGLSFLVWVHHFFTMGAGGAVNSFFSITTMLIAVPTGVKIFNWLFTLYKGRIRFTTAMLWSLAFIPNFVIGGVTGVMLAMAAADYQYHNTYFLVAHFHYVLISGTVYACFAGLYFWYPKMFNHRLNERLGKWSFWIFVAGFNLCFFPMYFLGLAGMPRRIYTYGIGDGWMSLNVLATFGGMLMGIGFLILVYNIYYSFRYSPRETTGDPWDARTLEWSTPAPVPHYNFAHLPEAKGHDAFWIMKEEKKQGKTPEKKPYKPIHMPSYSGVPIVMSVFFFIAGFGMVFSWTWMSILGLIGVLATMVIRSFDYDKGFYVSVEEIEEDEKKTTL from the coding sequence ATGAAATTGGATGAATTTTTTGTCACCGGGGATCCGCTGATCTATGGGGCGGATGTATCAATTGCACTAACATTGATTGGCGCAATCTTCGCCTTAACGTATTTCAAAAAGTGGAAATGGTTATGGACGGAATGGCTAACCACTGTTGACCATAAAAAACTCGGTATCATGTATATCATCGCAGCAGTTCTTATGCTTTTCCGCGGTGGTGTAGATGCCATGCTCATGAGGGCGCAATTAACGGTTCCAGATTCAAGCTTTTTGGATGCGAACCACTATAATGAAATATTTACAACGCACGGTACAATCATGATTATTTTCATGGCTATGCCGTTCTTAATTGGTTTAATAAACGTTGTTGTACCATTACAAATTGGTGCACGAGACGTTGCTTATCCGTTTTTAAACGCAGTAAGTTTCTGGACTTTCTTCATGGGGGCTATGCTCTTTAACATTTCATTTGTTATTGGTGGATCTCCATCTGCTGGTTGGACAAGTTATGTTCCATTAGCTGGTCTCGAACTAAGCCCAGGAGTAGGGCAGAACTATTACTTACTCGGCTTACAAATTGCAGGTATCGGTACATTATTAACGGGTATTAACTTCCTCGTTACGATTTTGAAAATGAGAGTACCATCTATGAAGCTTATGCAAATGCCTATGTTTACATGGTCTTCATTAATTACGATGGTTATCATCATCTTTGCATTCCCGGTTCTTACCGTGGCACTTGCACTTATGACGTTTGATCGTCTGTTTGGAAGTCACTTCTTTACAATGATGGATGGCGGTATGCCAATGCTTTGGGCAAACCTCTTCTGGATTTGGGGCCACCCTGAAGTGTACATTGTTATTCTTCCGGCGTTTGGTATGTTCTCAGAAATTATTAGTACATTTGCACGTAAGACACTTTTCGGTTATAAAGCAATGGTTTATTCCATGGTCGTTATTGCCGGACTAAGCTTCCTAGTATGGGTTCACCACTTCTTTACGATGGGAGCAGGTGGAGCAGTTAACTCATTCTTCTCCATCACTACGATGTTAATCGCCGTTCCGACAGGTGTGAAGATCTTTAACTGGCTATTCACTCTGTACAAAGGGCGAATACGATTTACGACAGCGATGCTTTGGTCGCTTGCCTTTATCCCGAACTTCGTTATCGGTGGGGTAACAGGTGTTATGCTAGCGATGGCAGCTGCTGACTATCAGTACCACAATACGTACTTCCTAGTTGCTCACTTCCACTACGTGCTCATCTCGGGTACTGTGTATGCTTGTTTCGCAGGTCTATACTTCTGGTATCCAAAAATGTTCAATCACCGTTTGAACGAGCGTCTTGGTAAATGGAGTTTCTGGATTTTCGTTGCAGGATTTAACTTATGTTTCTTCCCGATGTATTTCCTAGGTCTTGCAGGAATGCCTCGTCGTATTTACACTTATGGAATTGGAGACGGATGGATGAGCTTGAACGTACTTGCTACGTTCGGTGGTATGCTAATGGGAATCGGATTCTTGATTCTTGTTTATAACATCTACTATAGCTTCCGTTACTCTCCACGTGAAACAACTGGTGACCCTTGGGATGCTAGAACACTTGAATGGTCAACACCAGCTCCAGTACCGCATTATAACTTCGCTCATCTTCCTGAAGCGAAAGGACATGATGCATTCTGGATTATGAAAGAAGAGAAGAAACAAGGGAAAACACCTGAGAAGAAACCTTATAAACCAATTCATATGCCTAGTTACTCTGGCGTGCCGATTGTGATGAGTGTATTCTTCTTTATTGCAGGATTTGGTATGGTATTCTCTTGGACTTGGATGTCTATTCTTGGGCTAATTGGTGTCCTTGCAACAATGGTGATCCGTTCATTTGATTATGATAAAGGTTTCTACGTTAGCGTAGAAGAAATAGAAGAAGATGAGAAAAAAACTACTTTATAA
- a CDS encoding spore morphogenesis/germination protein YwcE, translated as MDVYMVYLFVITATPLFLWQDYKKLAFLHTPFIVAIWALLIFYIGGGMTPVAHTLFITLFAINVLFAHLAAYLIFARPFLKERSLAKKMSQIED; from the coding sequence ATGGATGTCTATATGGTCTATCTTTTCGTTATCACGGCTACACCGTTGTTTCTGTGGCAGGATTATAAGAAGCTTGCTTTCTTACACACACCGTTTATTGTGGCAATCTGGGCGCTACTTATTTTCTACATTGGTGGCGGTATGACTCCAGTAGCACATACACTCTTTATTACTCTTTTCGCGATTAATGTTCTTTTCGCTCATTTAGCGGCTTATCTCATCTTTGCTCGCCCATTCCTTAAGGAACGTTCACTTGCAAAGAAAATGTCACAAATAGAAGACTAA
- the qoxD gene encoding cytochrome aa3 quinol oxidase subunit IV, whose amino-acid sequence MASNNEQTNSHSHFPWSHLVGFGLSIVLTLLALWVGFASDFSFRTIMIIVVILALIQAAIQLLMFMHITESDSSRIQVGTILYAVFIAVAVVAGTIWVMSFGMHNMNM is encoded by the coding sequence ATGGCCTCAAACAACGAGCAGACAAATAGTCATAGCCACTTCCCATGGAGCCACTTAGTTGGTTTCGGTCTATCGATTGTTTTAACACTACTTGCTTTATGGGTCGGATTCGCTTCAGACTTTAGTTTTAGAACGATTATGATTATTGTTGTCATCCTGGCATTGATTCAGGCAGCGATTCAGCTCTTAATGTTTATGCATATTACTGAGAGTGATAGTAGCCGAATTCAGGTCGGAACGATTCTTTACGCAGTTTTCATTGCGGTTGCAGTCGTTGCCGGTACAATCTGGGTTATGTCATTCGGCATGCACAATATGAATATGTGA
- a CDS encoding GNAT family N-acetyltransferase, with amino-acid sequence MRRLEKSEVIDAVRLSEYAFQYKVPDKDLEEKIRGYSQHEIWGDFEGDELAAKLHLIDFETWIAGKKFAMGGIASVATYPEHRRGGRVARLLQNALLEMKNRGQTISFLHPFQIPFYRKFGFEVLNDWKKLNFKKEDFKLLPRVNGKVRRIALEHVYETLNPVYEEFANRFNGMLVRTESWWRERVYSEGFQFAGYRNEEGRLTGYVYYQVKDRSIEVEELVCLDGEARRGLWNYICQHDSMIDDGTLLTNVADQLPFLLNNPKVKTIVEAYFMARIVDVENFLKHYPFKLDKNESFFLHITDEHAQWNNGSYHISAEGVNVYKGDKENAACTHPPKRGLRCNINTLTALLTGYQMPELLYEAGLLQGPEKEVAILQKTIPNRETNFMDFF; translated from the coding sequence ATGCGAAGATTAGAAAAAAGCGAAGTAATTGATGCCGTACGACTTTCAGAATATGCTTTTCAATATAAAGTTCCTGATAAAGATTTAGAAGAAAAAATTAGGGGCTATAGTCAACATGAAATATGGGGAGATTTTGAAGGCGACGAGCTTGCCGCTAAGCTTCATTTAATTGATTTTGAAACATGGATTGCTGGGAAAAAGTTCGCTATGGGCGGTATTGCGTCGGTTGCAACATACCCTGAGCATAGAAGAGGTGGGAGAGTAGCACGTTTACTACAAAACGCCCTATTGGAAATGAAGAATAGAGGACAAACAATCTCTTTTCTCCATCCTTTCCAAATTCCCTTTTACCGTAAGTTTGGTTTTGAAGTTCTGAATGACTGGAAAAAGTTAAATTTTAAGAAGGAAGATTTCAAACTGTTACCACGTGTAAATGGTAAAGTTCGACGAATTGCACTAGAACACGTTTACGAAACGCTTAATCCAGTATATGAAGAATTTGCTAATCGATTTAATGGCATGCTTGTTCGAACGGAAAGCTGGTGGCGGGAACGGGTATATTCAGAAGGATTTCAGTTTGCGGGATATCGAAACGAAGAAGGCAGATTAACAGGATATGTGTACTATCAAGTAAAAGATCGTTCGATTGAGGTAGAGGAATTGGTTTGTTTGGATGGTGAGGCGAGACGAGGGCTTTGGAATTATATCTGTCAGCATGATTCCATGATTGATGATGGAACACTTCTGACGAATGTAGCCGATCAACTTCCTTTCTTGCTAAATAATCCTAAAGTGAAAACAATAGTTGAAGCCTATTTCATGGCACGAATCGTAGACGTAGAGAACTTTCTAAAACATTATCCATTCAAGTTAGATAAGAATGAATCATTCTTTCTACATATTACAGATGAACATGCACAATGGAATAATGGGAGCTATCATATTAGCGCGGAGGGAGTTAATGTGTACAAGGGAGATAAAGAAAATGCCGCTTGTACGCATCCACCTAAACGTGGACTACGATGTAATATTAATACGTTGACAGCCCTTCTAACTGGCTATCAGATGCCGGAATTGCTTTATGAAGCAGGTTTACTGCAAGGACCAGAGAAGGAAGTAGCCATTCTGCAAAAAACAATACCGAATAGAGAAACGAATTTTATGGATTTCTTCTAA